One genomic region from Yarrowia lipolytica chromosome 1C, complete sequence encodes:
- a CDS encoding uncharacterized protein (Compare to YALI0C09232g, some similarities with uniprot|Q12427 Saccharomyces cerevisiae YDR169c STB3 SIN3 protein-binding protein, similar to Saccharomyces cerevisiae STB3 (YDR169C); ancestral locus Anc_8.363), protein MTFLLTQMSLEIPLQSRRMSRSDELEAADSRTAIRQMAKLGQHHHTTTDTLDFGFSPTPPSSFRSPNILAQEHEHHQKLTTPSAMSLSGAGPGAENRSGHATPSSLSSSRQQFYGNTPPSNQASPFFGPASPSNKPPISSQLASRVPTTGVSVSSQNTRNTAHPYNPSVAVHTKRRFSSTAAASGAAVTVGSAPNPRSASFSAAQRPSFSSTESRSAVNSPPSGASSYSSNGPLNTNSPVALAAAAAVTPERLSRLLMAQGPLAIRHLTTHLAMTIRGFGDLSLSKQRRLIIAALDAGDQTNGITFEKVGWGRWAAHQNGETKMEAAKPGEVKPELPTARERDVIKQEIDSATAARSSLASMARRRASVSTSGAHGRPPISPTLNPTDQAATYLMGGLVGSSTAPSAWTDDVDLEDDDMMFHSSRKPIENAVFDDDDEDDDVRDYDGQTRHSETDEEDWQSMGAESLRRESMVSPPTLSLSQQTNSAQHSYAQSPTFFNLDGHMRDKKEINAAVRTKEEDAISALVQLRSL, encoded by the coding sequence ATGACATtcttactaacccagatgTCTCTCGAAATCCCTCTTCAATCCCGACGAATGTCGCGATCGGACGAGCTCGAAGCCGCCGACTCGCGAACAGCCATTCGACAGATGGCCAAGCTCGGccagcaccaccacaccaccacagacACGCTTGACTTTGGCTTCTCCCCGACGcctccctcctcctttcGCTCCCCCAACATTCTCGCCCAGGAACACGAGCATCACCAAAAGCTGACCACGCCGTCAGCCATGTCGTTATCCGGAGCCGGACCCGGAGCCGAGAACCGTTCCGGCCACGCTACGCCTtcgtcgctgtcgtcaTCCCGCCAGCAGTTCTACGGCAACACGCCTCCGTCCAACCAGGCGTCTCCGTTCTTCGGACCGGCTTCTCCCTCCAACAAGCCGCCCATCTCATCGCAGCTGGCCTCCCGCGTACCCACCACCGGTGTCTCAGTCTCTTCCCAGAACACCCGTAACACCGCGCACCCGTACAACCCATCGGTTGCGGTGCACACCAAGCGGCGCTTCTCGTCGACGGCTGCGGCCTCTGGTGCTGCAGTCACTGTCGGCTCGGCACCCAACCCGCGAAGCGCCTCCTTCAGCGCCGCCCAGCGACCGTCGTTCAGCTCGACCGAGTCGCGATCGGCTGTGAACTCGCCTCCTTCCGGCGCGTCCAGTTACTCCAGCAACGGCCCGCTGAACACAAACTCACCCGTGGCGCTggccgccgccgctgccgTCACGCCCGAGCGGCTGTCGCGTCTGCTCATGGCTCAAGGCCCGCTGGCGATCCGGCACCTGACCACCCATCTCGCCATGACGATCCGTGGTTTTGGCGACCTGTCGCTGTCCAAGCAGCGGCGGCTCATTATTGCAGCGCTAGACGCGGGTGACCAGACCAATGGCATCACATTCGAAAAGGTTGGTTGGGGCCGATGGGCAGCCCACCAGAACGGTGAGACCAAGATGGAGGCCGCCAAACCTGGAGAAGTCAAGCCGGAGCTACCCACTGCACGGGAGCGGGACGTGATCAAGCAGGAGATTGATTCTGCGACCGCTGCCCGGTCGTCGCTTGCATCTATGGCCCGTCGACGGGCCTCTGTTTCCACCAGCGGCGCCCACGGCCGGCCTCCCATCTCGCCGACCCTCAATCCCACAGACCAAGCCGCCACCTATCTGATGGGCGGGCTTGTGGGCTCAAGCACGGCTCCTTCGGCGTGGACCGACGACGTGGACCtcgaggacgacgacatgATGTTCCACTCGTCGCGCAAGCCGATCGAGAACGCCGTCTtcgatgacgacgacgaggacgacgacgtgCGGGACTACGACGGGCAGACACGGCACAGCGAGAcggacgaggaggattGGCAGTCGATGGGTGCGGAATCGCTGCGCCGGGAGTCGATGGTGTCGCCCCCCACGCTGTCGCTGAGCCAGCAGACCAACTCTGCGCAGCACTCGTACGCACAGTCGCCCACATTTTTCAACCTCGACGGCCACATGCgtgacaagaaggagatcaaTGCGGCAGTGCGCActaaggaggaggacgccATCAGCGCATTGGTCCAGCTGCGGTCGTTGTAG
- a CDS encoding uncharacterized protein (Compare to YALI0C09240g, some similarities with uniprot|Q86JZ0|emb|AAO51355 Dictyostelium discoideum Hypothetical protein), which translates to MDHVTKAIDELNVGDQTAGSKDTLVEVKDGEKGEQDKEGGPGETREAETGEAETGETETGETETGETETEKDTAGEIIDLVCPPDLDIGFKVPYDDEYTSPYISLGSGYQKSYDRCLELDEIVIPCEYISTNTDDNKFVTLWLDYPLDDEYSFKIYPEDASKGFTRGHLIREIKRTYDKLYAEEEETSSLPVENIPGMLNRATTDGNYGVWGHALDDLVLHTISYNYAKNEIWLGIDS; encoded by the coding sequence ATGGACCACGTTACCAAAGCAATTGACGAACTGAATGTTGGAGACCAGACGGCGGGCTCCAAAGACACTCTAGTTGAGGTGAAGGACGGGGAGAAGGGTGagcaggacaaggagggcgGACCTGGAGAGACCAGAGAGGCTGAGACTGGAGAGGCTGAGACTGGAGAgactgagactggagagacagagactggagagacagagactgAAAAGGACACCGCTGGTGAAATCATCGATTTGGTATGTCCTCCAGACCTCGATATAGGCTTCAAAGTGCCCTATGATGACGAATACACCAGTCCCTACATCAGTCTCGGATCTGGATATCAAAAGTCGTACGATCGCTGCTTGGAATTGGACGAAATTGTTATTCCGTGCGAATAcatctccacaaacacGGACGACAACAAGTTTGTCACTCTGTGGCTGGATTACCCTCTGGATGACGAGTACAGCTTCAAAATCTACCCTGAAGACGCGTCCAAGGGGTTCACTCGGGGCCATTTGATCAGAGAAATCAAGCGTACCTACGATAAGCTGTATgctgaggaagaagaaaccaGTTCTCTTCCGGTGGAGAACATTCCCGGCATGCTTAACAGAGCCACCACTGATGGCAACTATGGGGTGTGGGGTCATGCCCTGGACGACCTGGTGCTTCATACCATTTCGTACAATTACGCCAAAAACGAAATTTGGTTGGGAATTGACAGTTAG
- a CDS encoding uncharacterized protein (Compare to YALI0C09262g, weakly similar to uniprot|P39015 Saccharomyces cerevisiae YLR150w MPT4 specific affinity for guanine-rich quadruplex nucleic acids, similar to Saccharomyces cerevisiae STM1 (YLR150W); ancestral locus Anc_8.364) encodes MSVSKNLYEILGNVEEDSNKVIVTKELTKNSGSSKKNAAPKDPGAAIGASKKSNQPLRDQNRSKSTEPQAEKKGKPARNPRPDRRSQTGKSDSAKKVGKGWGDSKGKLADEKAGDAIATKDEAEPETPVEAPVEEPDNTKTLEEYLAEQKAATAKLASGRSVRQANAGAESKYSEASKLDKDEVADLVAGTKAKNVRTRARKEKVLLEIEPAFPANRESRGDRSDRAPRENRGGRDGKRGGDKKGFRTQERKAPSVNLSSASDFPALGA; translated from the exons ATGTCTGTCTCCAAG AACCTATACGAAATCCTCGGcaacgtggaggaggactccAACAAGGTCATTGtgaccaaggagctcaCCAAGAACTCCGGCTcttccaagaagaacgccGCCCCCAAGGACCCCGGCGCTGCCATCGGTGCTTCCAAGAAGTCCAACCAGCCCCTGCGGGACCAGAACCGGTCCAAGTCCACCGAGCCCcaggctgagaagaagggcaagcCTGCCCGAAACCCCCGACCTGACCGACGATCCCAGACCGGCAAGTCCGACTCTGCCAAGAAGGTTGGCAAGGGATGGGGCGACTCCAAGGGCAAGCTCGCTGACGAGAAGGCCGGTGACGCCAtcgccaccaaggacgaggccgagcCCGAGACCCCCGTCGAGGCCCCTGTTGAGGAGCCTGACAACAccaagactctggaggagtaCCTTGCCGAGCAGAAGGCTGCCACCGCCAAGCTTGCTTCCGGCCGATCTGTCCGACAGGCCAACGCCGGCGCCGAGTCCAAGTACTCCGAGGCTTCCAAGctcgacaaggacgaggttGCCGATCTCGTTGCCGgcaccaaggccaagaacgTGCGAACCCGAGCCCGAAAGGAGAAGGTTCTGCTCGAGATTGAGCCTGCCTTCCCCGCCAACCGAGAGTCTCGAGGTGACCGATCCGACCGAGCCCCCCGAGAGAACCGAGGTGGCCGAGACGGCAAGCGAGGTGGTGACAAGAAGGGTTTCCGAACCCAGGAGCGAAAGGCTCCCTCCGTCAACCTCTCTTCCGCCTCTGACTTCCCCGCCCTTGGCGCCTAA